From a single Caldalkalibacillus salinus genomic region:
- a CDS encoding anti-sigma factor domain-containing protein, translating to MNKGLILEMKNDEAVVMTPEGEFRKVKANKLHWEVGMEVDVPSAQVVPFEVKSRKKKTVPALALVASFLLVFASMFALVPFGADDTAVAYVNIDINPSIEMGLNKSMEVISLEPLNDDGKLLVSHLSDEWKGKSLPELTYDVISQARIDGFLEGNQDVLLATSFVDQDSETKYTENVDTALQLIESEVSHEPVEETEAEQENKVKLHKVTVDEEVRTKAQEEGMSTGRYSIYLGAKEQGVDINLEELKGQSIAELAQEFNGLQNVISNHKDNGEAEEDVDEQPGQSNGHHNASEEGQENGKGVNGNKGQGHEGQDNQGNKGQGNKGEGNKGQGNQGQGNKGNGNKGQGNNKGQGNNGNHPDSEDKSVNIEVEGMTESSDEEGASEEKKSGKGRLNAPGLLFIPPGLEKDNKEKQRESSGSSSDDKKKHTPGKGEHGNGHQNGPKSQENMKNDVNGQLDDAQSTHDNKSWLHLATTP from the coding sequence GTGAATAAGGGACTCATTCTAGAAATGAAAAATGACGAAGCAGTTGTCATGACCCCTGAAGGCGAATTCCGTAAAGTCAAAGCAAACAAACTGCACTGGGAAGTTGGAATGGAAGTTGACGTACCTTCTGCTCAAGTTGTACCGTTCGAAGTCAAAAGCAGAAAGAAGAAAACTGTACCAGCATTAGCCTTAGTCGCTTCCTTCTTATTAGTATTCGCATCCATGTTCGCCCTCGTCCCTTTTGGAGCTGATGATACCGCAGTAGCCTATGTCAACATCGACATCAATCCTAGTATCGAAATGGGCCTTAATAAGTCCATGGAAGTCATTAGTTTAGAACCTCTAAATGATGATGGGAAGCTCCTAGTTTCACATCTTAGTGATGAATGGAAAGGAAAGTCACTTCCAGAACTAACATATGACGTGATTTCCCAAGCAAGAATCGATGGCTTTCTTGAGGGGAACCAAGATGTGCTATTAGCCACGTCATTCGTTGACCAAGATAGTGAAACGAAATACACAGAAAACGTTGATACTGCCTTACAGCTTATCGAGAGTGAAGTCAGTCATGAGCCTGTAGAGGAAACAGAGGCAGAACAAGAGAACAAAGTGAAGCTTCACAAAGTAACAGTGGATGAAGAGGTACGTACGAAAGCGCAAGAAGAGGGTATGTCTACCGGGCGTTACTCCATTTATTTGGGAGCTAAAGAACAAGGGGTAGACATCAACCTTGAGGAATTAAAAGGTCAATCCATTGCGGAGTTGGCACAAGAGTTTAACGGCTTACAAAATGTGATATCCAATCATAAGGACAATGGTGAAGCTGAAGAGGATGTAGATGAACAACCAGGTCAATCGAATGGACATCATAACGCTTCTGAAGAAGGTCAAGAAAACGGTAAAGGTGTTAATGGTAACAAAGGCCAAGGTCATGAGGGTCAAGACAATCAAGGCAACAAAGGCCAAGGTAACAAAGGTGAAGGCAATAAAGGCCAAGGTAACCAGGGTCAAGGCAATAAAGGCAATGGTAACAAAGGCCAAGGTAACAACAAAGGCCAAGGCAACAATGGCAATCATCCAGACTCTGAAGATAAAAGCGTTAATATAGAAGTTGAAGGTATGACTGAAAGTTCGGATGAAGAAGGTGCCTCTGAGGAAAAAAAGTCCGGTAAAGGACGTTTGAATGCACCAGGCCTATTATTTATCCCTCCCGGTTTAGAAAAAGATAACAAAGAGAAACAACGTGAGTCATCTGGATCAAGCTCCGATGATAAAAAAAAACACACACCGGGTAAAGGGGAACATGGGAATGGACATCAAAACGGACCTAAATCCCAAGAGAACATGAAAAATGACGTCAATGGACAATTGGATGACGCTCAAAGCACCCATGATAATAAGAGTTGGCTTCACCTTGCAACGACACCTTAG
- the sigI gene encoding RNA polymerase sigma-I factor, with protein sequence MILGKWKKKRQEQSEDIHALVTEAKYDSQYRNDFIRKYQPFIAKVASKVCKQYIDQSRDEYSVAIEAFNEAINHYENQQGTSFLSFAEMVIRRRVIDYIRKETRQTRDIFLETESTDEEQQQESIAQVHASVNQYQQHQEIERRRMDIADYQELLKEYDITFQDLVTLCPKHVDARENAKQIAKTLATHQEFVFHLKEKKQLPMKELLKFVNCSRKTVERNRKYIIAMALIYIGGYESLQSYIEPEEDMKEGREISE encoded by the coding sequence ATGATTCTAGGGAAATGGAAGAAAAAGCGCCAAGAACAGTCAGAAGACATCCATGCTTTGGTGACAGAAGCCAAGTATGATTCCCAATATAGAAATGATTTTATTAGAAAGTATCAGCCTTTTATAGCGAAAGTCGCTTCTAAGGTCTGTAAACAGTATATTGACCAATCTCGTGATGAGTATAGTGTGGCTATTGAAGCGTTTAACGAAGCGATTAACCACTACGAAAACCAACAAGGCACATCGTTTCTATCTTTTGCGGAAATGGTCATTCGTCGTCGTGTGATTGATTATATACGTAAGGAAACGAGACAAACGCGTGATATCTTCTTAGAAACAGAATCAACAGATGAGGAACAGCAACAAGAAAGCATCGCCCAAGTTCACGCCTCTGTCAACCAGTATCAACAGCACCAAGAAATTGAACGTCGTAGAATGGATATCGCTGATTACCAGGAGCTACTCAAGGAGTACGACATCACCTTCCAGGATTTGGTCACCCTATGTCCTAAGCATGTAGATGCTAGAGAAAATGCAAAGCAAATCGCCAAAACCCTCGCCACACACCAAGAATTTGTTTTTCATTTAAAGGAAAAAAAGCAACTTCCGATGAAAGAATTATTAAAATTTGTGAACTGCAGTCGTAAAACGGTAGAGAGGAATCGAAAGTATATAATAGCGATGGCGTTGATTTATATCGGAGGGTATGAATCACTGCAATCCTATATCGAGCCAGAGGAAGACATGAAAGAAGGGAGGGAAATCAGTGAATAA
- a CDS encoding MetQ/NlpA family ABC transporter substrate-binding protein, protein MKKILQFGFIFALILVLAACGQGQGGDNEGAGNENGEEVQELTVGATLVPHAEILEFVKPMLEEEGIALDIVEFTDYTTPNQTLDAGEIDANFFQHIPYLKAENEAAGYNLVDVVGVHIEPMGAYSAHYDSIEELPQGATILHPMAVSEEGRFLALLESEGLITLEEGVGFNGTVDDIVDNPKELEFTGVEAATLPALYQDGDLAIINTNYALEAGLSPAEDALILESPDDNPFVNVVATIEGQEDDPRIQALVEAITSEEVRQFIEENYEGNVIPAF, encoded by the coding sequence ATGAAGAAAATTTTACAGTTTGGCTTTATTTTTGCTCTTATCTTAGTTCTTGCGGCATGTGGACAAGGGCAAGGTGGAGATAATGAAGGTGCTGGAAATGAAAATGGGGAAGAAGTGCAAGAGTTAACAGTGGGGGCAACCTTGGTCCCTCATGCTGAAATTTTAGAATTTGTAAAACCGATGCTTGAAGAAGAAGGAATCGCATTAGACATCGTCGAGTTTACAGATTACACAACACCTAACCAAACATTGGACGCTGGCGAAATCGACGCCAACTTTTTTCAACACATTCCTTATTTAAAAGCTGAGAATGAGGCAGCAGGATATAATCTCGTAGACGTTGTCGGTGTGCATATCGAACCGATGGGCGCATACTCTGCCCACTATGATTCTATAGAAGAACTTCCTCAGGGAGCTACAATCTTACACCCGATGGCCGTATCTGAAGAAGGCCGTTTCCTAGCCTTACTAGAGTCAGAAGGCTTAATCACATTAGAAGAAGGTGTAGGGTTCAACGGCACTGTAGATGACATCGTTGATAACCCGAAAGAATTGGAATTTACAGGTGTCGAGGCTGCGACGCTACCCGCGCTATACCAAGATGGGGATTTGGCTATTATTAACACGAACTATGCGTTAGAAGCAGGCCTCTCTCCAGCGGAAGATGCCCTGATCTTAGAATCTCCTGATGATAACCCATTCGTGAATGTGGTTGCCACAATTGAAGGACAAGAAGATGATCCGCGTATTCAAGCCTTAGTAGAAGCGATCACGTCAGAAGAAGTGCGCCAGTTTATCGAAGAAAATTACGAAGGCAATGTGATCCCGGCCTTTTAA
- the sufC gene encoding Fe-S cluster assembly ATPase SufC produces the protein MSAPHLKIKDLKVAIEDKEILKDFSLEVKGGEIHAIMGPNGTGKSTLASALMGHPNYEVTGGQAELDGEDLFEMEVDERAKAGLFLAMQYPSEVSGVTTADFLRSAVNTKRGEGNEISLMKFIRSLDEKMDILDMDNSFSQRYLNEGFSGGEKKRNEILQMLMLEPRLCILDEIDSGLDIDALKVVSKGVNNLRSKDRGFLIITHYQRLLNYITPDHVHVMMQGRIVKSGGPELAQRLEEEGYDWIKEELGIKDETVGQEA, from the coding sequence ATGTCAGCACCACACTTAAAAATCAAAGACTTAAAAGTGGCGATTGAAGATAAAGAAATCTTAAAAGATTTCTCCTTAGAAGTAAAAGGTGGAGAAATCCATGCCATCATGGGTCCAAACGGGACGGGTAAGAGTACATTAGCATCTGCCTTAATGGGCCATCCAAACTATGAGGTGACAGGCGGTCAAGCAGAACTAGACGGTGAAGATCTCTTTGAAATGGAAGTAGATGAGAGAGCAAAAGCTGGCCTTTTCTTAGCCATGCAATACCCAAGTGAAGTGAGTGGTGTGACGACGGCGGATTTCCTTCGCTCTGCTGTCAATACCAAGCGTGGCGAAGGCAACGAGATTTCTCTCATGAAATTCATTCGTAGCCTAGATGAAAAGATGGACATCTTAGATATGGATAATTCATTCTCTCAACGTTACCTAAACGAAGGCTTTTCAGGTGGAGAGAAAAAACGTAATGAAATTCTACAGATGCTCATGCTTGAGCCTCGTTTATGTATTCTTGACGAGATTGACTCCGGCCTTGATATCGACGCACTTAAAGTCGTATCAAAAGGGGTGAATAACCTTCGCAGTAAGGATCGTGGATTTTTAATTATTACACACTACCAACGTTTATTAAATTATATTACGCCAGACCACGTTCACGTTATGATGCAAGGACGCATTGTTAAATCGGGTGGACCAGAGCTCGCACAACGCTTAGAGGAAGAAGGTTACGACTGGATCAAAGAGGAACTGGGTATCAAAGACGAAACTGTAGGTCAAGAGGCCTAA
- a CDS encoding methionine ABC transporter ATP-binding protein produces the protein MINLQDVVKVFRGNQQSVTAVDHVQLDIQKGEVFGVIGYSGAGKSTLIRMLNLLERPTSGAVHIDGVDISALPSTELRKQRQEIGMIFQHFNLLWSRTVKENIAFPLEIAKVPPEQREERVMELVRLVELEGKEDQYPSQLSGGQKQRVGIARALANNPKVLLCDEATSALDPKTTDAILQLLQDINKKLGLTVVLITHEMHVIRKICDRVAVMDSGKVVEMGHVIEVFQNPQQDMTRRFVKQVTESNEALEVHADWDIDGGQVIQCHFVGEEAEKPIINGLIRETTLEVNILQGKVSRLKDSSYGTLILHISGQDRDIEKGLTYLRNQGVEVEVLAT, from the coding sequence ATGATTAACTTACAAGACGTGGTTAAAGTTTTCCGTGGGAATCAACAATCCGTAACAGCGGTGGACCATGTACAGTTAGACATCCAAAAAGGGGAAGTATTTGGGGTCATAGGTTATAGTGGAGCTGGGAAGAGTACACTCATTCGTATGCTAAATCTGCTTGAGAGGCCAACGAGTGGCGCCGTCCACATCGATGGTGTTGATATCAGTGCACTCCCCTCTACTGAATTGCGAAAGCAGAGACAAGAAATCGGCATGATCTTTCAGCACTTTAATTTGCTCTGGTCACGGACCGTCAAGGAGAACATCGCATTTCCCTTAGAAATAGCAAAAGTCCCACCTGAGCAGCGGGAAGAGAGGGTCATGGAACTGGTACGTTTAGTTGAGCTAGAAGGTAAAGAGGACCAGTATCCATCACAACTGAGTGGCGGACAAAAACAACGTGTCGGGATTGCGCGCGCATTGGCCAATAATCCAAAAGTGTTACTATGTGATGAAGCCACCTCAGCCTTGGACCCTAAGACAACGGATGCCATTTTGCAATTACTACAAGACATCAACAAAAAGCTAGGATTAACAGTTGTCCTTATCACACATGAAATGCATGTTATCCGCAAGATATGTGACAGAGTGGCGGTGATGGATAGTGGGAAAGTTGTTGAAATGGGTCATGTCATAGAGGTCTTTCAGAATCCGCAGCAAGATATGACGCGAAGGTTTGTGAAGCAGGTGACCGAGTCGAATGAAGCATTAGAAGTACATGCGGATTGGGACATCGATGGTGGCCAAGTGATACAATGTCACTTTGTTGGCGAAGAGGCGGAAAAGCCAATCATTAACGGGTTAATCAGAGAAACAACATTAGAAGTGAATATCCTGCAAGGGAAGGTGAGTCGTCTTAAAGATTCTTCCTACGGGACACTCATACTGCACATTAGTGGTCAAGATCGTGACATAGAGAAAGGACTGACCTACCTCCGAAATCAAGGAGTAGAAGTGGAGGTGTTAGCAACATGA
- a CDS encoding methionine ABC transporter permease, which translates to MTDLLNGFQQDVVPNVRWDRVWDATVETLYMMGVSILFTAIFGVILGILLYMTAEGNPWQNQKLYRAVSAFVNIFRSIPFIILLILLVPIIRALLGSAIGAKTAIPALVIGAAPFYARLVEIGLREIPKGVVEAAKSMGASNLQIIYKVLLPESKPALVSGITVTGIALIGYVAMAGLIGAGGLGHLAFMGYQRHQWDVIWISTINIIIMVQIFQMLGDFIVRKIDKR; encoded by the coding sequence ATGACAGACCTATTGAATGGGTTTCAGCAAGATGTCGTGCCCAATGTACGCTGGGACCGAGTATGGGATGCGACTGTAGAGACACTGTATATGATGGGCGTGTCCATTCTCTTCACTGCCATCTTTGGCGTGATACTTGGCATACTCCTGTATATGACGGCTGAGGGGAACCCATGGCAAAACCAGAAGCTATACAGAGCTGTGAGCGCATTTGTGAATATTTTTCGCTCTATTCCTTTCATTATTCTTTTAATCTTACTCGTCCCTATCATTAGAGCGCTATTAGGTAGTGCCATCGGGGCTAAAACAGCGATTCCTGCTCTAGTTATTGGTGCTGCGCCATTCTACGCCAGATTAGTTGAAATTGGTCTCAGAGAAATTCCAAAAGGGGTTGTTGAAGCGGCTAAGTCGATGGGCGCGTCCAACCTCCAGATTATATATAAAGTATTGCTTCCTGAATCTAAACCGGCGTTAGTATCAGGCATTACCGTCACAGGAATTGCACTTATTGGCTATGTCGCTATGGCTGGACTGATTGGGGCGGGCGGATTAGGACACTTGGCATTCATGGGATACCAGCGTCACCAGTGGGATGTCATCTGGATTTCAACGATAAACATCATTATTATGGTACAAATCTTTCAGATGCTTGGGGACTTTATCGTTAGGAAAATAGACAAGCGGTAA
- the sufD gene encoding Fe-S cluster assembly protein SufD: MTVETKVNFNRDYITQYSQKHNEPSWLLELRLRGLENSELLALPKVEKTNIDKWNLYQFIHEVEKETLSDISELPEDLRAQLGEGADLKNLLIHKNAHAVYQSLDQELKDKGVILTDIKTAAKDHADLLLKYFMNQVGKVDDHKISALHAALFNSGVFLYVPKNTEVEVPVQTLFWQANSEAGLVPHILIVAEDNSKVTYVENFFGEDEGESVNNYLAEVFVGKNAHVTFAAVDSLGKNTTSYIYRRAKVDNDGRIDWALGQMNNGHTVSDNTTFLTGNGSTGDTKSVVVGTGDQSLNYVQKMDQSGHYTEGTMLSHGVMKDQARAIFNGISKIQKGAYQSTGEQTERVLMLSEKARGDANPILLIDENVERAGHAASVGKVDKNQLYYLMSRGISRLEAERLIILGFLSPVVEDIPLEGLQNRLKDLIERKIK, from the coding sequence ATGACCGTAGAAACGAAAGTCAACTTCAACCGCGACTATATTACCCAGTACTCACAGAAGCACAATGAACCTTCTTGGCTGTTAGAACTTCGATTGCGTGGCCTTGAGAACAGTGAACTCCTTGCGCTACCCAAAGTAGAAAAGACAAATATCGATAAGTGGAATCTATATCAGTTTATTCACGAAGTGGAGAAAGAGACACTATCAGATATTAGTGAATTGCCAGAAGATCTGCGTGCCCAGTTGGGTGAAGGAGCGGATTTGAAGAACTTATTGATTCATAAAAACGCACACGCTGTCTATCAGTCTTTAGACCAAGAGCTAAAAGACAAAGGTGTAATTCTAACAGACATCAAAACGGCAGCAAAGGATCACGCAGATTTATTACTGAAATACTTTATGAACCAGGTTGGTAAAGTAGATGATCATAAGATTAGCGCGCTACATGCCGCACTTTTCAATAGTGGTGTATTCCTATACGTTCCTAAGAATACGGAAGTAGAAGTGCCTGTTCAGACATTGTTCTGGCAAGCGAACAGTGAAGCAGGTCTCGTCCCACACATCTTGATTGTGGCTGAGGATAACAGTAAGGTCACTTACGTTGAGAATTTCTTCGGTGAAGACGAAGGAGAAAGCGTCAATAACTATCTTGCTGAGGTCTTTGTCGGAAAGAATGCGCACGTGACATTTGCCGCTGTTGATAGCTTAGGTAAAAACACAACGAGCTACATCTACCGCCGGGCTAAAGTGGACAATGATGGACGAATCGATTGGGCATTAGGCCAAATGAACAACGGCCACACCGTTTCAGACAATACCACTTTCCTTACTGGAAACGGATCCACAGGAGATACTAAGTCCGTGGTTGTAGGTACGGGTGATCAATCACTTAACTACGTTCAAAAAATGGATCAAAGTGGACATTACACTGAAGGGACAATGCTGAGTCACGGTGTGATGAAGGATCAAGCACGAGCCATTTTTAACGGGATAAGTAAGATTCAAAAAGGCGCTTATCAATCCACAGGTGAACAGACTGAGCGCGTCTTAATGCTAAGTGAAAAAGCACGTGGGGATGCAAATCCAATCTTACTCATCGATGAGAATGTTGAGCGAGCGGGGCATGCGGCTTCCGTTGGTAAGGTCGATAAGAATCAGCTTTACTATCTCATGTCTAGAGGAATCTCAAGACTTGAGGCTGAAAGACTGATTATACTAGGCTTCTTGTCTCCCGTTGTTGAAGATATACCGCTTGAAGGACTTCAAAATAGACTCAAAGATTTAATCGAAAGGAAAATCAAGTAA
- a CDS encoding carboxymuconolactone decarboxylase family protein, translating into MQEEPMENEVQLWLQEYKEGLGHFEEKMPEIAKRYNDFTGACFEEGALDKKMKHLIGVGISIFSQDEYCIVYHTQEALHKGATDEEILEVVGVCAAFGGGATMSQGVTLVQECLAHLNRTQH; encoded by the coding sequence ATGCAAGAGGAACCTATGGAGAATGAAGTACAGTTATGGCTGCAAGAGTATAAAGAGGGTTTAGGACATTTTGAAGAGAAAATGCCAGAGATTGCAAAGCGATATAATGATTTCACCGGTGCTTGCTTTGAAGAAGGCGCGCTGGATAAAAAGATGAAGCATCTAATCGGGGTAGGGATCAGCATCTTTTCCCAAGATGAATATTGTATCGTCTATCACACTCAAGAAGCACTACATAAAGGCGCAACAGATGAAGAAATCTTAGAAGTGGTTGGCGTGTGTGCAGCATTTGGCGGTGGCGCAACGATGAGCCAAGGTGTGACACTCGTACAAGAATGCTTGGCACATTTAAACCGTACGCAACATTAA